One genomic window of Desulfatibacillum aliphaticivorans DSM 15576 includes the following:
- a CDS encoding AMP-binding protein has protein sequence MSLHSLGVYEIYAKNACAYADDNAVVFGQERITFAQLKEQVDALANGMEALGFAKGDRIAILGLNTHKYLWIFGAAAALGVIVVPINWRLAKEEVAYILEDTSPKCLVVDKAFADTGKQLEGQTSLLCFDPDVQGIKFLDSLMENNAPRQCQGFGDDPFCIIHTAAVDGHPRGAVLTHNNVIYSNIQGIAAMQLGRQDAYLNMLPMFHITGLNLSMSVMHAGGRNIVMEKFDPAEALDLTQDEKVTVIGSFPPILSNLEAELDKNPRDVSSLSHVLGIDAPQVMASWQEKTNSTFWALYGQTETSGMVSTAKSVEAPGSAGRESLLATIKIVDENGDQAPVGVAGEILARGPLVFAGFWEKGTMSRQSFDNGWHRTGDLGKLDERGFLYFAGRKPEKELIKPGGENVYPAEVEKVILQHPDVDEVCVIGVPDPKFGEGIKAICACRPGAALTPEEIMEFVAARIARYKKPRYVTFVEALPKTKDGEINRIEIKSQHG, from the coding sequence ATGAGTCTGCACAGTTTAGGGGTTTATGAAATCTACGCCAAAAACGCCTGCGCATACGCCGACGACAATGCCGTGGTTTTTGGACAGGAAAGAATCACTTTCGCCCAGTTGAAAGAGCAGGTGGACGCTCTGGCCAACGGCATGGAAGCCCTTGGCTTCGCCAAGGGGGACCGCATCGCCATCCTGGGGCTTAACACACACAAATATTTATGGATTTTCGGCGCCGCAGCCGCTTTGGGCGTGATCGTCGTTCCCATCAACTGGCGTTTGGCCAAAGAGGAAGTGGCATACATCCTGGAAGACACTTCCCCCAAATGTCTGGTGGTGGACAAAGCCTTTGCAGACACGGGAAAGCAGTTGGAAGGCCAGACCTCCCTGTTATGCTTTGACCCGGACGTGCAGGGCATCAAGTTCCTGGACAGCCTCATGGAAAACAACGCGCCCAGGCAATGCCAGGGCTTTGGGGACGATCCGTTTTGCATCATCCATACCGCCGCCGTGGACGGCCATCCCCGCGGCGCCGTTCTGACCCACAATAACGTCATATACAGCAATATCCAGGGCATCGCCGCCATGCAGCTTGGGCGTCAGGACGCCTACCTGAACATGCTGCCCATGTTCCATATTACGGGCCTGAACCTGAGTATGTCCGTCATGCACGCCGGCGGCCGGAACATTGTCATGGAAAAATTCGACCCGGCCGAGGCCCTGGACCTGACTCAGGACGAAAAAGTCACCGTCATCGGCAGCTTTCCGCCCATCCTGAGCAACCTGGAAGCGGAACTGGATAAAAACCCGCGGGACGTTTCATCTTTGAGCCATGTTTTGGGAATCGACGCACCCCAGGTTATGGCCTCCTGGCAGGAAAAAACCAACAGCACCTTCTGGGCCCTGTACGGCCAAACCGAAACGTCGGGCATGGTTTCCACGGCCAAAAGCGTGGAAGCGCCGGGCTCCGCCGGCAGGGAGTCCCTGCTTGCAACCATCAAGATCGTGGATGAAAACGGAGATCAGGCGCCTGTCGGCGTTGCCGGGGAAATCCTCGCGCGCGGCCCGCTTGTCTTTGCCGGCTTCTGGGAAAAAGGGACAATGTCCCGCCAGAGCTTTGATAACGGCTGGCATCGCACGGGAGACTTGGGCAAGCTGGATGAACGCGGCTTCCTGTACTTCGCCGGACGTAAGCCCGAGAAGGAGCTCATCAAGCCCGGCGGAGAAAACGTGTATCCGGCGGAGGTGGAAAAAGTCATCCTGCAACACCCGGACGTCGACGAAGTTTGCGTCATAGGGGTTCCGGACCCAAAATTCGGCGAAGGAATCAAGGCGATTTGCGCTTGCCGCCCCGGAGCCGCATTGACTCCCGAGGAAATCATGGAGTTCGTCGCCGCCCGGATTGCACGTTATAAAAAACCGCGTTATGTAACTTTTGTCGAGGCGCTTCCTAAAACAAAAGATGGCGAAATCAATCGGATCGAGATCAAGAGTCAGCACGGTTAG
- a CDS encoding metallophosphoesterase family protein, with protein MATFSFVHAADIHLDSPFAGVAASAPHIRDAMIQASFDAWRNLVDFCIEEQAAFLLLAGDVFDWEDRSIRAQLAFRDGCMRLAGHGIGVYAVHGNHDPLQGRYAAIELPENVKIFGSARVESCIAELQGAPIAAISGISYQAKEEKRNLAAMFASHAIPEGVFSIGLIHANLGSSTGHAPYAPCSMKDLSLDSVDYWALGHVHQKRIAGEEPHIVYPGNIQGRSFTEQGERGAYLVRVRDGAVASLDFKPLDAVRFLAIDASIGAHRTLDSLLQDMIDALYQAAEDNPTLPLICRFVLSGRGALFHELIEPEAVAQLVESIRETFLDRDPFVWVEKIRCQCRPEKDLSELMDSDDLLARVLKDMAGMESSPEDLLEFGRESLKPLFGRRLVSGAIGKLSESDVLEMLAEARNLCIDLLGKEDA; from the coding sequence ATGGCGACTTTTTCCTTTGTACATGCAGCGGATATTCATCTGGACAGCCCCTTTGCGGGGGTTGCCGCCTCGGCGCCCCATATTCGGGACGCCATGATTCAGGCCAGCTTTGACGCCTGGCGGAATCTGGTGGATTTCTGCATCGAGGAGCAGGCGGCTTTTTTGCTTTTGGCCGGAGATGTGTTTGATTGGGAAGACAGGAGCATAAGAGCCCAACTGGCGTTCCGGGACGGCTGCATGCGTCTTGCCGGGCATGGCATAGGCGTTTACGCGGTGCACGGCAATCACGATCCGCTGCAGGGGCGCTACGCCGCCATTGAGTTGCCGGAGAACGTCAAAATTTTCGGATCCGCCCGGGTGGAATCCTGCATTGCAGAACTCCAGGGCGCTCCCATCGCGGCGATTTCCGGAATCAGCTATCAGGCCAAGGAGGAAAAAAGAAATCTTGCGGCCATGTTTGCCTCTCATGCCATTCCGGAAGGGGTGTTTTCCATAGGGCTGATCCATGCCAATCTGGGTAGCTCCACCGGCCACGCCCCTTACGCCCCCTGCTCCATGAAGGACCTTTCATTGGATTCGGTGGACTATTGGGCCTTGGGCCATGTGCATCAGAAGCGTATAGCAGGGGAAGAGCCCCATATTGTCTACCCCGGCAATATCCAAGGCCGCAGCTTTACCGAACAGGGGGAGCGGGGCGCCTATCTGGTACGGGTTCGCGACGGGGCGGTTGCCTCCCTGGATTTCAAACCCTTGGACGCCGTTCGGTTTTTGGCGATTGATGCTTCCATAGGCGCTCACCGGACTTTGGACAGCCTTCTGCAGGATATGATCGACGCTCTGTATCAGGCCGCGGAGGACAACCCAACCCTTCCTTTGATCTGCCGATTCGTCCTTTCCGGGCGAGGCGCGTTGTTTCACGAATTGATCGAGCCGGAAGCTGTGGCCCAGCTTGTGGAAAGCATACGCGAAACATTTTTGGATCGAGATCCTTTTGTATGGGTGGAGAAAATCCGCTGCCAATGCCGGCCCGAGAAAGACCTGTCCGAACTCATGGATTCGGACGACTTGCTCGCCCGGGTTTTGAAAGACATGGCGGGCATGGAGTCCTCTCCCGAAGATTTGCTGGAGTTCGGCCGGGAAAGCCTCAAGCCTTTGTTTGGACGCAGGCTGGTTTCCGGCGCAATAGGAAAGCTGTCCGAAAGCGATGTCCTGGAAATGCTTGCTGAAGCGCGGAATCTTTGCATCGACCTGTTGGGGAAGGAGGATGCATGA